Proteins encoded in a region of the Polyodon spathula isolate WHYD16114869_AA chromosome 9, ASM1765450v1, whole genome shotgun sequence genome:
- the LOC121320995 gene encoding calcipressin-1-like isoform X3, with translation MEKAGFEALFRSFDCDATFQFFKSFRRVRINFSDAVTAAQARVTLHKSDFNGKEMRLYFAQSLHIGNPRLEPPKPDKQFLISPPASPPVGWEQAKDATPAINYDLLCAIARLGPGDSHFAVTVPAPNVHIHLSLSLCPLLHFDSLLVLCLPACSLYLWRCSHVYRCPQCFYSRLYPWLGLKTFQFKRHQRCNNPATHSPGEANRQQLAATAI, from the exons GCAGGCTTCGAGGCTCTGTTCCGATCCTTCGACTGCGACGCCACCTTCCAGTTCTTCAAGAGCTTCCGCCGCGTGCGAATCAACTTCAGCGACGCCGTGACGGCCGCCCAGGCCAGAGTGACTCTGCACAAAAGCGACTTCAACGGGAAGGAGATGCGCCTCTACTTCGCCCAG TCTCTGCACATCGGGAACCCCCGACTGGAGCCCCCCAAACCAGACAAGCAGTTCCTCATCTCCCCCCCGGCCTCGCCCCCTGTGGGTTGGGAGCAGGCGAAGGACGCCACCCCGGCGATTAACTATGACCTGCTCTGTGCCATCGCCAGGCTGGGCCCAGGTGACAGTCACTTCGCAGTCACTGTCCCTGCCCCTAACGTCCATATCCAcctgtctctatctctctgtccTCTTCTCCACTTTGACTCATTGCTGGTgctttgcctgcctgcctgctctcTCTATCTATGGCGCTGTTCACATGTCTACCGCTGCCCCCAGTGTTTTTACAGCAGGCTTTATCCTTGGCTAGGACTGAAAACCTTCCAGTTCAAAAGACACCAGCGCTGTAACAATCCAGCAACACACAGTCCTGGAGAAGCAAACAGGCAGCAATTAGCtgctactgccatctag
- the LOC121320995 gene encoding calcipressin-1-like isoform X1, with the protein MHLKTLKRCCFFLIASLADHDVFYRPDVRAGFEALFRSFDCDATFQFFKSFRRVRINFSDAVTAAQARVTLHKSDFNGKEMRLYFAQSLHIGNPRLEPPKPDKQFLISPPASPPVGWEQAKDATPAINYDLLCAIARLGPGDSHFAVTVPAPNVHIHLSLSLCPLLHFDSLLVLCLPACSLYLWRCSHVYRCPQCFYSRLYPWLGLKTFQFKRHQRCNNPATHSPGEANRQQLAATAI; encoded by the exons ATGCACCTGAAAACCCTGAAGAGATGCTGCTTCTTCCTGATTGCCTCCCTGGCAGATCACGATGTCTTCTACAGACCTGACGTCAGG GCAGGCTTCGAGGCTCTGTTCCGATCCTTCGACTGCGACGCCACCTTCCAGTTCTTCAAGAGCTTCCGCCGCGTGCGAATCAACTTCAGCGACGCCGTGACGGCCGCCCAGGCCAGAGTGACTCTGCACAAAAGCGACTTCAACGGGAAGGAGATGCGCCTCTACTTCGCCCAG TCTCTGCACATCGGGAACCCCCGACTGGAGCCCCCCAAACCAGACAAGCAGTTCCTCATCTCCCCCCCGGCCTCGCCCCCTGTGGGTTGGGAGCAGGCGAAGGACGCCACCCCGGCGATTAACTATGACCTGCTCTGTGCCATCGCCAGGCTGGGCCCAGGTGACAGTCACTTCGCAGTCACTGTCCCTGCCCCTAACGTCCATATCCAcctgtctctatctctctgtccTCTTCTCCACTTTGACTCATTGCTGGTgctttgcctgcctgcctgctctcTCTATCTATGGCGCTGTTCACATGTCTACCGCTGCCCCCAGTGTTTTTACAGCAGGCTTTATCCTTGGCTAGGACTGAAAACCTTCCAGTTCAAAAGACACCAGCGCTGTAACAATCCAGCAACACACAGTCCTGGAGAAGCAAACAGGCAGCAATTAGCtgctactgccatctag
- the LOC121320995 gene encoding calcipressin-1-like isoform X4, producing MHLKTLKRCCFFLIASLADHDVFYRPDVRAGFEALFRSFDCDATFQFFKSFRRVRINFSDAVTAAQARVTLHKSDFNGKEMRLYFAQSLHIGNPRLEPPKPDKQFLISPPASPPVGWEQAKDATPAINYDLLCAIARLGPGDKYELHAGTPTTPSVVVHVCESDHESSGGEDEEQRRVRPRIVQTRRPEYTH from the exons ATGCACCTGAAAACCCTGAAGAGATGCTGCTTCTTCCTGATTGCCTCCCTGGCAGATCACGATGTCTTCTACAGACCTGACGTCAGG GCAGGCTTCGAGGCTCTGTTCCGATCCTTCGACTGCGACGCCACCTTCCAGTTCTTCAAGAGCTTCCGCCGCGTGCGAATCAACTTCAGCGACGCCGTGACGGCCGCCCAGGCCAGAGTGACTCTGCACAAAAGCGACTTCAACGGGAAGGAGATGCGCCTCTACTTCGCCCAG TCTCTGCACATCGGGAACCCCCGACTGGAGCCCCCCAAACCAGACAAGCAGTTCCTCATCTCCCCCCCGGCCTCGCCCCCTGTGGGTTGGGAGCAGGCGAAGGACGCCACCCCGGCGATTAACTATGACCTGCTCTGTGCCATCGCCAGGCTGGGCCCAG GTGATAAGTACGAGCTGCACGCAGGGACCCCGACCACGCCCAGCGTTGTGGTGCACGTGTGCGAGAGTGACCACGAGAGCTCGGGAGGAGAGGACGAGGAGCAGCGGCGAGTGAGGCCTCGTATCGTCCAGACACGCCGACCTGAGTACACGCACTGA